One window of Pectobacterium carotovorum genomic DNA carries:
- a CDS encoding polysaccharide lyase — protein MKYLLPSAAAGLLLLAAQPTMAANTGGYATTDGGDVSGAVKKTARSLQEIVDIIEAAKKDSSGKAVKGGAYPLVITYNGNEDALIKAAEANICGQWSKDPRGVEIKEFTKGITILGTNGSSANFGIWMVNSSNVIVRNMRFGYMPGGAKDGDAIRIDNTPNVWIDHNEIFAKNFECAGTPDNDTTFESAVDIKKASTNVTVSYNYIHGVKKVGLSGSSNTDTGRNLTYHHNIYSDVNSRLPLQRGGQVHAYNNLYDGIKSSGFNVRQKGIALIESNWFENALNPVTARNDDSNFGTWELRNNNITSPSDFAKYNITWGKPSTPHINADDWKSTGKFPAVPYSYSPVSAQCVKDKLASYAGVGKNLAVLTAANCK, from the coding sequence ATGAAATACCTACTGCCTTCTGCAGCAGCTGGGCTGTTGCTGCTCGCTGCCCAACCGACAATGGCGGCAAATACGGGGGGTTATGCCACCACTGACGGCGGCGACGTTTCTGGTGCTGTGAAAAAAACTGCGCGTTCTCTGCAAGAGATCGTCGATATCATTGAGGCTGCGAAAAAGGACTCAAGCGGTAAAGCGGTAAAAGGTGGGGCCTACCCACTCGTGATTACCTATAACGGTAATGAAGATGCGCTAATCAAAGCCGCCGAAGCTAACATCTGCGGCCAGTGGAGCAAAGATCCACGCGGTGTGGAAATCAAAGAGTTCACCAAAGGGATCACTATCCTCGGAACCAACGGTTCTTCCGCTAACTTCGGTATCTGGATGGTTAACTCTTCCAACGTTATCGTACGTAACATGCGCTTCGGCTATATGCCGGGCGGCGCAAAAGACGGCGATGCCATCCGTATTGATAACACACCGAACGTTTGGATCGATCACAACGAGATCTTCGCCAAAAACTTCGAATGTGCTGGGACGCCAGACAACGACACCACTTTTGAATCCGCGGTTGATATCAAGAAAGCCTCAACCAACGTCACCGTGTCGTACAACTATATCCATGGCGTGAAAAAGGTAGGGTTGAGCGGTTCAAGCAACACGGATACAGGGCGTAACCTGACTTACCATCACAATATTTACAGCGATGTTAACTCACGTCTGCCGCTGCAACGTGGTGGCCAAGTCCATGCTTATAACAACCTGTATGACGGCATCAAAAGTTCAGGCTTTAACGTCCGTCAGAAAGGGATCGCACTGATCGAAAGTAACTGGTTCGAAAATGCGCTCAACCCAGTGACCGCACGTAATGACGATTCCAACTTCGGTACTTGGGAACTCCGTAACAACAACATTACCAGCCCATCTGATTTTGCTAAATACAACATCACCTGGGGTAAACCATCCACACCGCACATCAATGCGGATGACTGGAAGAGCACCGGTAAATTCCCAGCCGTCCCATATAGCTACTCTCCAGTTTCTGCACAGTGCGTGAAGGATAAACTGGCAAGCTACGCAGGCGTAGGTAAAAACCTGGCAGTACTGACAGCAGCCAACTGTAAATAA
- a CDS encoding polysaccharide lyase gives MKYLLPTAAAGLLLLAAQPTMAANTGGYATTDGGDVSGAVKKTARSMKEIVDIIEAAQVDSKGKKVKGGAYPLIITYSGNEDSLIKAAEKNICGQWSKDARGVQIKEFTKGITIQGTNGSSANFGVWIVNSSNVVVRNMRFGYMPGGAQDGDAIRIDNSPNVWIDHNEIFAKNFECKGTPDNDTTFESAIDIKKGSTNVTVSYNYIHGIKKVGLSGASNTDTGRNLTYHHNIYRDVNSRLPLQRGGLVHAYNNLYDGITGSGFNVRQKGIALIESNWFENALNPVTARNDSSNFGTWELRNNNITSPSDFAKYKITWGKPSSPHINADDWKSTGKFPSISYKYTPVSAQCVKDKLANYAGVGKNLAVLTAANCK, from the coding sequence ATGAAATACCTATTGCCTACGGCAGCCGCCGGATTGCTATTACTCGCGGCTCAACCCACAATGGCCGCCAATACGGGCGGCTATGCCACTACGGATGGTGGGGACGTGTCCGGTGCCGTGAAAAAAACGGCACGTTCTATGAAAGAAATTGTGGATATTATTGAAGCCGCGCAAGTGGATTCAAAAGGCAAGAAAGTCAAAGGCGGTGCTTACCCGCTCATCATCACCTATAGCGGTAACGAAGATTCATTAATCAAAGCGGCTGAAAAGAATATCTGCGGCCAGTGGAGTAAGGACGCACGCGGCGTACAAATCAAAGAGTTCACCAAAGGCATTACTATCCAAGGCACCAATGGCTCATCTGCCAACTTCGGTGTTTGGATCGTGAATTCTTCTAACGTCGTGGTACGTAACATGCGCTTTGGCTATATGCCGGGCGGCGCGCAAGACGGCGATGCCATTCGTATCGATAACTCACCGAACGTCTGGATCGACCACAACGAGATCTTTGCCAAGAATTTTGAGTGTAAAGGTACGCCAGACAATGACACCACCTTTGAATCAGCGATTGATATCAAGAAAGGGTCAACTAACGTCACCGTATCCTACAACTATATTCATGGCATCAAGAAAGTTGGCCTGAGCGGTGCAAGCAATACAGATACGGGTCGTAACCTGACTTACCATCACAATATCTATCGCGATGTTAACTCACGTCTGCCGCTGCAGCGTGGTGGTCTGGTTCACGCGTACAACAACCTGTATGACGGCATCACCGGTTCAGGCTTTAACGTGCGTCAGAAAGGGATCGCGCTGATTGAAAGCAACTGGTTCGAAAATGCGCTCAACCCAGTGACAGCACGTAACGACAGTTCCAACTTCGGTACTTGGGAACTCCGTAACAACAACATTACCAGCCCATCTGATTTTGCTAAATACAAAATCACCTGGGGCAAACCCTCCTCTCCTCACATCAATGCAGATGACTGGAAGAGTACTGGTAAGTTCCCTTCCATCTCCTATAAGTACACCCCAGTTTCTGCGCAGTGCGTGAAGGATAAACTGGCAAACTATGCTGGTGTAGGCAAAAACCTGGCAGTACTGACAGCGGCTAACTGCAAATAA
- the ppiA gene encoding peptidylprolyl isomerase A: MFKRTLVAAAALISLTAFSSAFAASDATTRVLLTTSAGNIELSLDNQKAPVSVKNFVEYVNNGFYDGTTFHRVIPGFMVQGGGFSGEMSQKATNAPIKNEADNGLRNQRGTIAMARTSDKDSATSQFFINVADNAFLDHGQRDFGYAVFGKVVKGMEVVDKISQVPTKNVGPYQNVPTTPVVIQSAKVLPGLAK; encoded by the coding sequence ATGTTCAAACGTACTCTGGTTGCTGCGGCAGCCCTTATTTCACTGACGGCATTTTCTTCCGCCTTTGCGGCTTCCGACGCCACCACGCGTGTGCTGTTGACGACGTCCGCAGGTAATATCGAACTGTCTTTAGATAACCAAAAGGCACCCGTTTCGGTAAAAAATTTCGTCGAGTACGTTAACAATGGCTTTTATGACGGGACGACATTTCACCGTGTGATCCCTGGCTTTATGGTTCAGGGCGGCGGCTTTTCTGGCGAAATGAGCCAAAAAGCGACCAATGCACCGATCAAGAATGAAGCCGATAATGGTTTACGTAACCAGCGCGGCACGATCGCCATGGCGCGCACGTCTGATAAAGACAGTGCGACCAGCCAGTTCTTTATCAACGTCGCGGACAACGCGTTCCTCGATCACGGCCAGCGTGATTTTGGTTACGCAGTGTTCGGTAAAGTGGTGAAGGGCATGGAAGTTGTAGATAAGATCTCTCAGGTGCCAACGAAGAATGTCGGGCCTTACCAGAATGTGCCGACCACGCCAGTCGTGATTCAGTCTGCGAAAGTGCTGCCTGGATTGGCAAAATAG
- a CDS encoding ABC transporter substrate-binding protein: MKARAILRTLLLGSLCMAATPAILSAKTPDDQLIVGMNMNNMLSLDPAAMTGNEVVGIIVNLYDSLVVLDPANLSNIQPSLAKSWSVNDAGNVITFNLVDNAKFHSGNPVTAQDFAWSMKRLLNLNMAQATTWKSYGFTAENVEKMIRAKDAHTVEIELPKPNDPKLVLYSLATLGSGSVLDSKTVLQHEKNGDWGNGWLTTNEAGSGPFKLDVWQAKDVLRISKVENNWQGDAKMRRVIFRHMTESQALRLMIEKGDIDVASGMSVPDINALKQDKDVVVDEVKKGTLYYVAMSLKNEYFAKPKVREAVRYLIDYDGVNKTVMPGYGFYHQRPIQKGMDATLPDPGYKLDVPRAKALLAEAGYPNGFETTLRVLSDQPFLNLATSVQSTLAQAGIKAKIISGTGNQVYGAMRDRNFDMLVGRGGGGVDPHPHSSLRSVVYNPDNSDEAKLTNFQGWRTSFYDKPLNDMIDQALLEKDPQKQKQMYINVQNRYEELFPAIIPVSQMIDSVVLRKDVKGYVPHPSSTTHLREVYKQR; the protein is encoded by the coding sequence ATGAAAGCACGAGCAATACTCCGTACCCTGCTGTTAGGTTCACTCTGTATGGCCGCCACACCGGCCATTCTATCGGCAAAAACCCCTGACGATCAGCTGATCGTGGGGATGAACATGAACAACATGCTCTCACTCGATCCGGCTGCCATGACCGGTAACGAAGTGGTGGGCATTATCGTCAACCTCTATGACTCGCTGGTGGTGTTGGATCCCGCCAATCTGAGTAACATCCAGCCTTCTCTGGCGAAAAGCTGGAGCGTCAATGATGCGGGCAACGTCATTACCTTCAATCTGGTGGATAACGCCAAGTTTCATTCCGGTAACCCCGTGACGGCGCAAGACTTTGCCTGGTCGATGAAGCGTCTGCTTAACCTCAACATGGCACAGGCAACGACGTGGAAATCCTACGGCTTCACTGCGGAAAACGTGGAGAAGATGATCCGCGCCAAAGACGCACACACCGTTGAAATCGAACTGCCAAAACCGAACGATCCAAAACTGGTGCTTTACTCGTTGGCGACGCTGGGTAGCGGTTCCGTGCTGGACAGCAAAACGGTTCTGCAGCATGAGAAAAACGGTGACTGGGGTAATGGCTGGCTGACCACGAACGAAGCCGGCTCTGGCCCGTTCAAGCTGGACGTGTGGCAGGCGAAAGACGTTCTGCGCATCAGCAAGGTTGAGAACAACTGGCAGGGCGACGCGAAAATGCGCCGCGTGATTTTCCGTCACATGACTGAGTCACAGGCGCTGCGCCTGATGATTGAAAAAGGCGATATTGATGTTGCCTCTGGGATGTCGGTGCCGGATATCAATGCATTGAAACAAGATAAAGACGTTGTGGTTGATGAGGTGAAAAAAGGCACGTTGTACTACGTTGCAATGAGCCTGAAAAACGAATACTTCGCTAAACCGAAAGTGCGCGAAGCGGTTCGTTACCTGATTGATTACGATGGCGTCAATAAGACGGTAATGCCTGGCTATGGTTTCTATCATCAGCGCCCTATCCAGAAAGGGATGGATGCGACGTTGCCGGATCCTGGCTACAAGCTAGATGTGCCACGCGCCAAGGCGCTGCTGGCCGAAGCGGGCTACCCGAATGGATTTGAAACTACGCTGCGTGTCCTGTCGGATCAGCCGTTCCTGAATTTGGCGACGTCGGTACAGTCCACGCTGGCACAGGCGGGCATCAAAGCCAAAATCATCTCCGGCACCGGTAATCAGGTTTACGGCGCGATGCGCGATCGTAACTTCGATATGCTGGTCGGCCGCGGCGGTGGCGGCGTCGATCCGCATCCTCACTCCAGCCTGCGTTCTGTTGTCTATAACCCAGATAACAGCGACGAAGCCAAACTGACCAACTTCCAGGGCTGGCGCACCTCTTTCTACGACAAACCTCTGAACGACATGATCGATCAGGCGCTGTTGGAGAAAGATCCTCAGAAACAGAAGCAGATGTATATCAACGTGCAGAATCGCTATGAAGAACTGTTCCCGGCCATCATTCCGGTGTCGCAGATGATCGATTCTGTGGTGTTGCGTAAGGACGTGAAAGGCTATGTGCCGCATCCGTCTTCTACGACGCATCTGCGTGAGGTGTATAAGCAGCGCTAG
- a CDS encoding polysaccharide lyase yields MKYLLPSAAAGLLLLAAQPTMAANTGGYATTDGGDVAGAVKKTARSMQDIIDIIEAAKLDSNGKKVKGGAYPLVITYNGNEDALIKAAENDICGQWKKDARGVEIKEFTKGITIIGTNGSSANFGIWLTKSSDIVIRNMRFGYMPGGAQDGDAIRIDNTPNVWIDHNEIFAKNFECAGTKDGDTTFESAIDIKKASTNVTVSYNYIHGIKKVGLSGFSSSDTGRDLTYHHNIYDDVNARLPLQRGGQVHAYNNLYTGITSSGLNVRQKGIALIERNWFENAKNPVTSRYDGSNFGTWELRNNNVMSPADFAKYNITWDKDAKPYVNAEDWKSTGTFASVPYSYSPVSAQCVKDKLANYAGVNKNLAVLTAANCN; encoded by the coding sequence ATGAAATACCTACTACCTTCTGCAGCCGCTGGGCTGTTATTGCTTGCGGCCCAACCAACGATGGCGGCAAATACGGGGGGTTATGCTACCACTGACGGTGGTGACGTTGCCGGTGCCGTGAAAAAAACGGCGCGCTCCATGCAAGACATCATTGATATCATCGAAGCCGCGAAGCTGGATTCCAATGGTAAGAAAGTCAAAGGTGGCGCTTATCCGCTCGTCATCACCTATAACGGTAATGAAGACGCGCTGATCAAAGCCGCAGAGAACGACATCTGTGGTCAATGGAAGAAAGACGCACGCGGTGTGGAAATCAAAGAATTCACCAAAGGGATTACCATCATCGGAACCAATGGATCGTCCGCCAACTTCGGGATCTGGCTGACAAAATCATCCGATATCGTCATACGTAACATGCGCTTTGGTTACATGCCAGGCGGCGCGCAGGATGGTGATGCCATTCGTATCGATAACACGCCGAACGTCTGGATCGACCACAACGAAATCTTCGCCAAAAACTTTGAATGCGCAGGTACAAAAGACGGTGACACGACATTCGAATCCGCAATTGATATTAAGAAAGCGTCAACCAACGTGACCGTGTCGTACAACTACATTCATGGCATCAAAAAAGTGGGGCTGAGCGGCTTCAGCAGCAGCGATACGGGCCGTGACCTGACTTATCATCACAATATTTACGACGACGTTAACGCTCGCCTCCCACTGCAACGTGGTGGTCAGGTTCACGCGTACAACAACTTGTATACTGGCATCACCAGCTCTGGCCTGAACGTGCGTCAGAAAGGGATTGCGCTGATCGAACGTAACTGGTTCGAGAATGCGAAAAACCCAGTGACCTCACGTTACGATGGTTCCAACTTCGGTACGTGGGAACTGCGTAATAACAACGTCATGAGCCCAGCCGACTTCGCTAAATACAACATCACTTGGGATAAAGATGCCAAACCCTACGTGAATGCCGAAGACTGGAAAAGCACCGGTACGTTCGCTTCTGTTCCTTACAGCTACTCTCCGGTTTCGGCACAGTGCGTGAAGGACAAACTGGCGAACTATGCTGGCGTGAACAAAAATCTTGCGGTGCTGACGGCAGCAAATTGCAACTAA
- a CDS encoding ABC transporter ATP-binding protein has product MEVENLRVSFVNRGAVTDAVRGVSFTLGCEKLAIVGESGSGKSTVGRALLQLHPHSARITADKLRFGDTDLLKADEARMRQIRGKRISMIMQDPKYSLNPVVCVGDQIAEAYLAHHRVSHRDAKEKVMAMLDVVRIRQPERVYNLYPHEISGGQGQRIMIAMMLITEPEIVIADEPTSALDVSVRLQVLAMLDDLVSERGLGLIFISHDINLVRSFCDRVLVMYAGRVVESIAAADLDNAQHPYTRGLLNSLPDIDHRRPRLPVMNRDPAWING; this is encoded by the coding sequence ATGGAAGTGGAAAATCTGCGGGTAAGCTTCGTGAACCGTGGTGCTGTGACGGATGCCGTGCGCGGCGTCTCCTTCACGCTGGGCTGTGAAAAGCTGGCGATTGTTGGTGAATCCGGCTCCGGTAAATCGACGGTCGGCCGTGCGCTGTTGCAGTTGCATCCGCACAGCGCGCGGATTACGGCGGATAAACTGCGCTTCGGCGATACTGACCTGCTGAAAGCGGATGAGGCGCGGATGCGTCAGATCCGCGGCAAGCGCATCTCCATGATTATGCAGGACCCAAAATATTCGCTGAATCCGGTGGTGTGTGTTGGCGATCAGATTGCCGAAGCCTATCTGGCGCACCATCGGGTGTCGCACCGCGATGCGAAGGAAAAGGTCATGGCGATGCTAGACGTGGTACGTATTCGTCAGCCAGAGCGCGTATACAATCTGTACCCTCATGAGATCTCGGGCGGACAGGGGCAGCGCATCATGATTGCGATGATGCTGATTACTGAACCCGAAATCGTGATTGCCGATGAACCGACCTCCGCACTGGATGTGTCCGTGCGACTGCAAGTGCTAGCGATGCTGGACGATCTGGTCAGCGAGCGCGGTCTGGGGCTGATTTTCATCAGCCACGATATCAATCTGGTACGTAGCTTCTGCGATCGGGTGCTGGTGATGTATGCCGGACGCGTCGTGGAATCCATTGCCGCCGCCGATCTGGACAACGCGCAGCATCCATACACGCGTGGGCTGCTGAATTCGCTGCCGGATATCGACCATCGACGCCCGCGTTTGCCGGTGATGAATCGCGATCCAGCCTGGATCAATGGATAA
- a CDS encoding ABC transporter permease, producing MRTPPEKRVSRLRLRGARIGGFLLTMMRNPLTAIGSAIVLMLMLVAIFAPWIATHDPLVQDLANALQAPSAAHYFGTDEFGRDVFSRLVYGSRITLYIVALVSVTVGPIGLALGVVAGYYGGIVDTILMRITDIFISFPSLVLALAFVAALGPGLEHVVIAITLTAWPPIARLARAETLSLRHADFVSAVKLQGASSIRILLHHIVPLCLPSVIIRITMNMAGIILTAAGLGFLGLGAQPPDPEWGAMISAGRRYMMECWWLVTIPGLAILINSLAFNFLGDGLRDILDPRTE from the coding sequence ATGCGGACACCGCCGGAAAAACGTGTGAGCCGCCTGCGGCTACGCGGTGCGCGAATCGGCGGGTTTCTCTTGACGATGATGCGCAATCCGCTTACCGCGATTGGTTCCGCGATTGTGCTGATGTTGATGCTGGTTGCCATCTTCGCGCCGTGGATCGCCACGCACGACCCACTGGTACAGGATTTGGCTAACGCGTTACAGGCTCCAAGTGCGGCGCATTACTTTGGCACCGATGAGTTTGGGCGCGATGTGTTTAGCCGTCTGGTCTATGGTTCACGCATCACGCTGTATATCGTGGCGCTGGTGTCGGTCACTGTCGGGCCTATCGGGCTGGCGCTGGGCGTGGTAGCGGGGTATTACGGCGGTATCGTCGATACCATCCTGATGCGTATCACCGATATCTTCATCTCTTTCCCTAGTCTGGTGTTGGCACTGGCGTTCGTTGCAGCGCTCGGCCCCGGTCTGGAGCATGTGGTGATCGCCATTACGCTGACGGCTTGGCCGCCGATTGCCCGTCTGGCAAGGGCGGAGACGCTGTCACTGCGTCACGCGGACTTTGTTTCTGCCGTGAAGCTGCAAGGCGCATCCTCTATCCGTATCCTGCTGCACCACATTGTGCCGCTGTGTCTGCCGTCGGTGATTATTCGTATCACGATGAATATGGCGGGCATCATTCTGACAGCGGCGGGTCTGGGCTTTCTGGGGTTGGGGGCACAGCCGCCCGATCCTGAATGGGGCGCGATGATCTCTGCGGGTCGTCGTTACATGATGGAGTGCTGGTGGTTAGTAACTATTCCGGGGCTGGCGATTTTAATTAACAGCCTGGCGTTCAACTTCCTTGGAGACGGCCTACGTGACATCCTCGATCCCAGAACTGAATAA
- a CDS encoding ABC transporter ATP-binding protein — protein sequence MIEVNNLNLSFGQGSTANQVLYDVNLTVNDGDIFGLVGESGSGKTTVLKCLAGLFNHWEGTLHIDGKKLAHRIDQARCRRVQMVFQDPYGSLHPRHTVESILEEPLSIHRFDDRDDRIDTLLEKVGLGTHFRRRYPHQLSGGQRQRVAIARALILEPRVLLLDEPTSALDVSVQAEILNLLTELQQQEKLTYLMVTHDLGVISHLCHKVAVMQYGKILETLETDDLTSDMPKDAYTSMLVDASRQYSRDLAVRSERMG from the coding sequence ATGATCGAAGTGAATAACCTGAATCTCTCTTTTGGGCAGGGCAGCACGGCGAATCAGGTATTGTACGATGTGAATCTTACCGTCAACGACGGCGATATCTTTGGTCTGGTAGGGGAATCGGGTTCCGGTAAAACCACAGTGCTGAAGTGTTTGGCCGGGCTTTTTAATCATTGGGAAGGCACGTTGCATATTGACGGGAAGAAACTGGCACACCGAATCGATCAGGCGCGTTGTCGCCGGGTGCAGATGGTGTTTCAGGATCCGTACGGATCGCTGCATCCTCGTCATACCGTGGAGTCGATTCTGGAAGAGCCGCTGTCGATCCACCGCTTTGACGATCGTGACGATCGTATCGATACCTTGCTGGAGAAGGTGGGGCTGGGAACGCACTTCCGCCGGCGTTATCCGCACCAGCTTTCGGGTGGACAGCGTCAGCGTGTGGCGATTGCCCGAGCGCTGATTCTGGAGCCGAGAGTTCTGCTGTTGGATGAGCCGACGTCGGCGCTGGATGTGTCGGTGCAGGCGGAAATTCTCAATCTGCTAACGGAGTTGCAGCAGCAGGAAAAGCTGACCTACCTGATGGTGACGCATGACTTAGGCGTGATTTCCCACCTGTGCCATAAAGTGGCGGTGATGCAATACGGTAAGATACTGGAAACGTTGGAAACCGACGACCTGACCAGCGATATGCCGAAGGATGCCTATACTTCCATGCTGGTGGACGCCAGCCGTCAGTACAGCCGCGATCTGGCGGTGCGTTCGGAGCGCATGGGCTAG
- a CDS encoding ABC transporter permease: MVFSDWIKPGGVLRRLAKRLFQVVVTLFGLLILTFVIGRVMPIDPVLAIVGQDADQSTYQQVYQQLGLDKPLYVQFFIYFNSLMHGDLGNALLTGRPVMDDIIRVFPATIELATMAIIVGAGLGVPLGVLAAARRGKWADYVVRFISLAGYSTPIFWVGMMGLLVFYAWLNWVGGAGRVDMAYDGLVENRTGLLLVDSLLAGEWDVFRSALNHLVLPATILGFHSLAYISRMTRSFMLAQLSQEYIITARVKGLSEFRVVWAHAFRNILVQLLTVVALAYGSLLEGAVLIETVFSWPGFGSYLTGSLLLGDMNAVMGCVLLVGLIFVTLNLLSDMLYQIFDPRTNA, from the coding sequence ATGGTTTTCTCTGATTGGATCAAGCCGGGTGGAGTACTACGTCGTTTGGCAAAACGTCTGTTTCAGGTGGTCGTCACGCTGTTCGGGTTATTAATCCTGACGTTCGTGATCGGTCGCGTGATGCCAATCGATCCAGTCCTGGCTATTGTCGGACAGGATGCCGACCAAAGTACCTATCAACAGGTTTACCAACAACTGGGGTTGGATAAACCACTGTATGTGCAGTTCTTTATTTACTTCAATTCGTTGATGCATGGGGATTTGGGCAATGCACTCCTGACTGGGCGACCGGTGATGGATGACATTATCCGTGTTTTCCCTGCCACCATCGAACTTGCCACCATGGCCATTATCGTCGGTGCTGGTTTGGGCGTGCCGCTAGGCGTGCTGGCTGCGGCGCGACGCGGCAAATGGGCAGATTATGTGGTGCGTTTTATCAGTCTGGCCGGTTATTCCACGCCGATATTCTGGGTCGGGATGATGGGGTTGCTGGTGTTTTATGCCTGGCTGAACTGGGTTGGCGGCGCCGGACGGGTTGATATGGCCTACGACGGTCTGGTGGAGAACCGTACTGGCTTGCTGCTGGTAGATTCGCTACTGGCGGGTGAGTGGGATGTGTTCCGTAGCGCGCTGAACCATCTGGTGTTGCCAGCCACGATTCTTGGTTTCCACTCGCTGGCCTATATCAGCCGTATGACGCGCAGCTTCATGCTGGCGCAGCTTTCGCAGGAATACATCATTACCGCACGAGTGAAAGGGCTGTCTGAGTTCCGTGTCGTCTGGGCGCACGCGTTTCGCAATATTCTGGTTCAGCTTTTGACGGTGGTGGCGCTGGCGTATGGCTCGCTGCTGGAAGGGGCGGTACTGATCGAAACGGTCTTCTCATGGCCGGGCTTTGGTTCCTATCTGACAGGCAGCCTGCTGCTGGGGGATATGAACGCGGTTATGGGATGTGTGCTGCTAGTCGGGTTGATCTTCGTGACGCTTAACCTGCTGTCGGACATGTTGTATCAAATCTTTGATCCGAGGACGAACGCATGA
- a CDS encoding right-handed parallel beta-helix repeat-containing protein, which translates to MKRSLLFAALFSTGLVFSVGIPMASAATPAAPELKGFGADTVAGSGGRIIRVTTLASSGAGSLREALAAKGPRIIVFEVGGIIDLNKSDLRLSEPFVTIAGQTAPSPGITIIRGGMGISTHDVLMQHIRFRIGDAGTGKKSGFERDVSINGKDAYNVVIDHSSFAWGTDENLSISGPRYDGPQGTAHRITLSNNIVAEGLYDSAHTKGIHSMGTLVHDNVTDVSIVGSLYAHNNERNAWFKAGSTGVMVNNLIYNPGIWGVRVGGVKGEWEGKTMPASPRVSVVGNVMHYGANTKAGLGLVGSNSSGDVWMSDNLAYDAKGKAAPQTSGSGINLLKVSPIWPAGLTASPASAVTNQVLQSAGARPKDRDAVDKRIVENFKQRKGGFVNSQEDVGGYPVATATYRQLNVPSTGVDAWLQQMAKALE; encoded by the coding sequence ATGAAACGTTCTCTTCTGTTCGCCGCACTGTTCAGCACCGGCTTAGTGTTTAGTGTTGGCATACCGATGGCGAGCGCCGCCACACCGGCTGCACCAGAGTTGAAAGGATTCGGAGCGGATACCGTAGCAGGCAGCGGTGGACGCATTATTCGCGTCACCACGCTAGCCTCTTCTGGAGCTGGTTCACTCAGGGAAGCACTGGCTGCCAAAGGTCCGCGCATTATCGTTTTTGAGGTTGGCGGCATTATCGACCTAAATAAAAGTGATCTTAGATTAAGCGAGCCATTTGTCACCATCGCTGGCCAGACCGCTCCCTCTCCCGGTATCACCATCATTCGCGGCGGAATGGGGATCAGCACACATGATGTGCTGATGCAGCATATTCGTTTTCGCATCGGCGATGCCGGGACGGGTAAAAAAAGCGGCTTTGAACGCGATGTTTCCATCAACGGCAAAGATGCCTACAACGTCGTGATCGACCACTCTAGTTTCGCCTGGGGTACGGACGAAAACCTGTCTATTTCCGGCCCACGTTATGACGGGCCGCAGGGCACCGCACACCGCATCACGCTTTCGAATAATATCGTTGCTGAAGGCCTATATGATTCGGCTCACACCAAAGGTATTCACTCGATGGGGACGCTGGTTCACGATAACGTGACCGACGTATCGATCGTGGGCAGCCTGTATGCGCACAACAACGAGCGCAATGCCTGGTTTAAAGCCGGTTCTACAGGTGTCATGGTCAATAACCTGATCTACAACCCCGGCATTTGGGGCGTTCGCGTCGGTGGCGTAAAAGGAGAGTGGGAAGGGAAAACCATGCCCGCCAGCCCACGCGTCTCCGTTGTGGGTAACGTGATGCACTACGGTGCGAATACCAAAGCAGGTTTAGGGCTGGTAGGCAGCAACAGCTCCGGCGATGTCTGGATGTCAGATAATCTCGCGTACGATGCCAAGGGCAAAGCGGCACCGCAAACGTCAGGCAGCGGGATTAATTTACTCAAAGTGTCCCCTATTTGGCCTGCGGGCTTAACGGCATCACCGGCCAGCGCCGTCACCAATCAGGTACTGCAAAGCGCAGGCGCGCGTCCTAAAGATCGTGATGCCGTTGATAAACGTATCGTGGAGAATTTCAAACAGCGGAAAGGTGGCTTCGTGAACAGCCAGGAAGACGTCGGCGGCTATCCCGTTGCAACAGCGACCTACCGTCAGTTGAACGTACCTAGCACTGGCGTGGACGCGTGGCTACAGCAAATGGCTAAAGCGTTGGAATAA